The genome window tttcataatatttaaattaatatatattaatatttaattaatttacatatttaaaaacgTCATTAAAAGTATTGTTAAACACAAATGTTATAGCCAATGACCTTGATGTCCAGTGGCACCAAGTAGTTCTCTCATTTGGGATGTTGTGGGTTTCGGCTTCAGTTGAGGCGATAGACaacatgaaataaaataagtaaagaataataatttttttgatgaaTGAATACTAAACATaacaagtaaattaaatatgacaAATATAGTATGGTTGCGGAAATTTAAAAGTTGGCTAGGGATAGAGGTGCTGGGTGGTATAAGtagaaataaattgaaatttttgtacTAAAAATGTGATctgatttcctttcaaaaaagaaaTGTGATCTGATTTTCAGAAGTATTACAACATTTTGTATGTGAGTAATTACAGATTATATTTACAAGGACatcattatttgatttgatacTATTATAAGTTTGAATCCATATTCTATGTATAATGACAAAAGTATATCAACAAACAAgagaatcaaaataaaattcaatagcTCCCAAAGGGTGACCATGAGTGGAGTATGAATGGTATGACTTTCGTACTTAAAGATCACAAATTCATTCTTGCCAATATGTTCTTGGTCAAGTCCATGGCATGAGGTCTTCCTAACTAGTGCGGTTTACTTCTTTTATATGATTTGCGAGTTATTGCACAAGAATATGATTTACCTAGTGCATACTTTTAAGTAATAGCTGCGATTTGTTttcttcacccaaaaaaaaaatcctaatatAAAAATGTTCAATCAAATACTACCTTAGTGATTTACCATTGTGGCAAAGACCAATATTGAGCTCAGGTTGTAACAAAATTTGGACAACTATTTTGGCAACAAGAGTACAAGACCCTACTAACGGCcaatatatacggagtactcttttgcttttgttttcttCCAACGTGTACCATACTAGACATGACTCCACCAAATTAATTGATATAATCCTTATTATTAAATTCGAATATCTTAGACAATTGAGTAATCATAACATGCTATACTAAGGGACATTTTTATCCATCAACTCATCTTAAAATACGGAAAACGCTAAGTATCTTTCTAAAAAAGTAATACTATCGTCATTGTTGGTTGAATGGCAAaatagcaaaaagaaaaatgctaaGGATCACTTCAATAAGTAATACTCTAGCTAGACATGATTCACTAGTTAACCACTTTCTAGCATTAAGAGCATCTAGAGTAAActtttttggatgattttttcGTGCCAAGGAGAAAAGAGAGTGAAGAGAGGAAATagaaggggaaaaaaattctaacaaaaaaaggaaaaagaaagtcACATTTATGTGTCTAGCGCAAACGTGTTACATGTTAATGCACCCAATACGCAGTCGGTGTGacatttcttcctttttttcccCTACAAAtagactatgtaatttgtatcacattttattcttgattattaattttgtaatttgtatccaTACTCCCATCAACTCATCCTATCCGAGTGTCCACGCACAAGTACACCAGAAGTAAGTGCTAATATTGGGTGGAGTGGACAAGAAGAGCTTCCTTTCACGTGAAGCCCAGTGGGGTGGCTAATAGCTTGGACCACATTCACACACATCTTCTCAACGATGAGCCTTTTGTACGTCATTTATGTGATTAGACCACCCACTCTCCCTAAAATATAGGCAACGCCATACTGTGATTTCAATATTTCGTTCATTACATTATAATACTTGCCCAACTCCAAGGGAAGTCAATCCTTCACCTTATGTCTCGTTTGGCAgtatatagcatttttttttcaaatgtgcTGGGGGCCAGGGAAAAAATGTTCTTTCAAAATTTACTTGACATATAGTCCAGGCAATAGAAAAGTGTCATAACTGCTATTCATGAATTATAAGCTACGGAGTGAAATTCAATCTACCTGGCAAAGTGAGAAAAAGTTGAATAGGTTTCAAAACTGAGAAGTTGAAGGTATAAGAGAAAAGAGTGCTTATGTGATTGCTAATCATCAAACTCATGCATGTGATCTAACAGATAGTTAGCTGCCTGCTCCTCATTTTTGTTGCATGCAAAAAACACTTGCAATACCAAAGCTTGATCAAAACCCATAGCTTCAAGCTGCCAAAATCAGATTAATAAATCACTAATAATACTAGTAAGTGGACCGACAGATAGATGTTGAAAGAATGAAGGAATCATAAATTTTGCAAAGCCTTATGTACCACTAGCTGGCACAGTGTACAAATCTGTGGCCTAACATTCTTGTATTATGTAGGGAAAAAAAACATAAGCTACAAAGAGACAGATACTTACTCGCTCAATTGACTCACGCTCTTCAGGAGTGACGGTGACAGCTTGTGGCAGTGCTCCAGCCATCTGACCAAATATGTTCCTATGAAGTGTCATAGCAGAGAATAACTGAGATATGGATCCAACATAAGAGAACAAATATCTTAGGACTACTAGAAGCTAATGACTAATGAGAGTTAAAATCAGATGCATCCATCTTGATGTAGACAAATGGCAGCAAATGTGCTCACCCCTCCTCTCCTTCAACAGGTTCATTAATGAGGCGGAGGAAATCAGCCCGATGTTCTTGAATAAGCTGCAGAAGCTGAGGGTTTTGCTTTCCCAGCTCCTGAAGCATAGCCTACACAcgaaataattcatttttcaaaagcTTGATTGAAAATACTTGCGAGCATAAACAATTAAATACGTAGATAGTATGAAACTAATACCGGCAAGATTTGAGGATTGGCTTGCACCATGGCTCTGAGGGCCTGGAACTGTTCAGGAGAAAGAGTAATCACCAACTATTCTTCTCACTTGTAGCtaagttttcttctttttttgtttgatggGTAGATCAGTTATGGGCAACTATTTCCAAGAAAAAGTATGTAAATACCTGTTGACTATTGCGTAGGAAATCCAAATTGCCAGCACTTGCATTGGAACCCACATTTGGAAGGCCCTGATTAAGCAACagaaaattttcaatcaaataagaGGTGAGGTCTAAGGAATTAGTTCTATAATGAAATAGCTGTTAGAATATACTATACCTGTGGGAATAAATTCAAAGGATTGGCATTTGGGCCACTGGAAGGTACTGTTTGTTGAGAAGGCACAGTTGAGGAGTTCACAGTTTGCCCACCGGGAGTTGTGGTTGCTTGTGCAACAGCTTCAGCTCCAGCTTGCTCAGGAATACCCTGAAGCAGAATGTTTCTCGGGTTAAGGATAAGAGACTAGGATAGAAAAGCATACTACAGAATTGGAGAGTAAAACAGCTTGAGCTAATTCCAATATAAAAGTATGTGCACTTCTGTAAAAAATACTTTTCAGTGTAAAAGAAAGAGGTAAGAATTCCActataaaagtctataaaacttctacaaataaaataaaataaaataaaaacccaCAGTTGAAGCTTCCATAAGCACAAAAAGAGGGAGAGTACTGGAAGAAAGAACTACACAAAAAAGGCTTACATAATTTGCAGAGCACTTGTATCAAAATAATCAGCATATTTATGAGCCAAAGTACAGTTATACAATGAAATATGGATGTGGGACCCATCCTGTAAGTTTACATACCGAATACAAGTAATCAACAGCTCTCTCGGGATTGTTATAGGCAGCACGCAAAGCACGGACGACTCTATCCCGGTCCCAACTGCCCCCACCCATATCAAGAATTTGTTGAATTGTGGCCTCTAAGTTACTTCCGGCTACAAGATTTGATGCTGCTTGACCATAGATATCTGACACagaactaaacaaaaaataaaaaataaaatagtttccTTACACAGGTTACAGATCAAATTAGCTAAAAAGAACatgtttatcaaaataaatgtaTGATAAGTTCTCACACAGTAGAAACTGGATTTGGAGCAGGAGTAGGGGCAGATTCAGGAGCAGACTGAGGACTGCACATGAAAGCAGTGCAAAAATTATGCACAGAAGAAATACACAACTAATCATGACATAAAAATGTGATGAATGGGAGCTTACGGTGCCACAATAGAGGCAATAGCTGGAGGCGCTGTCACCGTCTGTGTTGATTGCCCTGTGGAGGTTGCAGGTGTGGCCTAGATAGAAAAAAATTGCCAATCAACTAAAGTGTTTGTCGTGAATACAACCAGAGTTTGCACAGAATACAGATCATTTTGGTCATTAAGGAGGAAAACactaaaagaaaaggaaacaaagaAAAGCAGATTCATTCTCACCGCAACAGAAGGTTTTGATGAGGCTTCACCTGATGAGGCCTTATTCTACAATAGTGGACGATGTGAAACGGTCATTACTACAGTAAGTACtcagaaataaatttttaatgtaaaGGACATTGAATGAATCTAGTTTCAACAGTATACTAGACATGCATACAAAGTTTTTTAGCTTAAAACAGAGTGTGCTCATAGCCCTCTATCCAAATGTAATTCACCCCAAAAACCATCAGGGTAAACTTAGAAATGTGTTCGTTCAAAAAGATGCTTGAAATTCTTATGAAATGGTACCTTAGTCAGCATAACAACAACATAATTGTTTTcagcaactttattttcttccaATGTTGTTGTGTCCTTGAGAACTTTACCCTGATGGATAAGCATCAGCTGTGCAGCAGGGTAGACATCTGAGCCCTGAACTGTTTCTATAGTTTTCTTCACATCAGCAATCTGAATTAACCATCAACTATATCAGCCAacacaagaaaattaaaaaaaaaaaaaaaaaaaaaaaaaaaaaaaaaaaaaaaaaaaaaaaaaaaNNNNNNNNNNNNNNNNNNNNNNNNNNNNNNNNNNNNNNNNNNNNNNNNNNNNNNNNNNNNNNNNNNNNNNNNNNNNNNNNNNNNNNNNNNNNNNNNNNNNNNNNNNNNNNNNNNNNNNNNNNNNNNNNNNNNNNNNNNNNNNNNNNNNNNNNNNNNNNNNNNNNNNNNNNNNNNNNNNNNNNNNNNNNNNNNNNNNNNNNNNNNNNNNNNNNNNNNNNNNNNNNNNNNNNNNNNNNNNNNNNNNNNNNNNNNNNNNNNNNNNNNNNNNNNNNNNNNNNNNNNNNNNNNNNNNNNNNNNNNNNNNNNNNNNNNNNNNNNNNNNNNNNNNNNNNNNNNNNNNNNNNNNNNNNNNNNNNNNNNNNNNNNNNNNNNNNNNNNNNNNNNNNNNNNNNNNNNNNNNNNNNNNNNNNNNNNNNNNNNNNNNNNNNNNNNNNNNNNNNNNNNNNNNNNNNNNNNNNNNNNNNNNNNNNNNNNNNNNNNNNNNNNNNNNNNNNNNNNNNNNNNNNNNNNNNNNNNNNNNNNNNNNNNNNNNNNNNNNNNNNNNNNNNNNNNNNNNNNNNNNNNNNNNNNNNNNNNNNNNNNNNNNNNNNNNNNNNtgtttaacaaaaaaaaaaaaaaaaaaaaaaaaaaaaaaaaaaaaaaaaaaaaaaaaagaaaaagaagaggagTATATTTTTAACAGATGTTTGCACTGTTATTGTAGTTGAAATAGAAGTGTGTGAATGATTCACTGCTTTTAGAAAGCTAGAATTAATACCCCTGCCTGGACAGACAAAGTGTGAATCTGAGAAACCATTTTCAGTTATAACTTATCTTGTATTCAAGTGTCAGACATAGGGGAGTAAAGTATAGTTACATAGCAACTGAAATGCTGAATCAAAAAACCACTTTAAGGAAAGGGCGGAAAACAGTTAATGATGAAATCCACGCAAGCTAGAACTAAGTAGCCTGATCTGCCATCACAAGGCATTATAGATTGGGTGGTTGTGCAAAGACACTCCTGAAAATACACTGTAGATGTCTCCAAACTTAAGCAGTTAAGCACCTGATAAGTGCAGCATTCCAATAATTGCACAACTTACTGCTAAGACTGTAAGACAATACACCGCCCAATTCAGTTATTAAGAACTGCCTGAACTACAAATAAGTTTGCAGCATTTCTTCACTTTACaggtatataaatataatactccTTGTAATGGAAATATATGGCAAAATGTGATCAGTGAAGGAAGATCAACATTCATACTGGTGCAACTAAACTAGATTTTATGCATTACATTTTAGTGCGGACGGAACAATAATGCGTAGTATTCGTAACACCTCATTAAGACCTAGAATTAGCAACAAAACAACGGCTCAGAACCCTAACATCATCCAATTGACCGATCAATGATTCAATTCAGCCAATTTACACAACTCTGGAAGCGTTAACAGACGCAAATGCACACACACATCGATACATACACGTAAACATATACAGAGGCAGAGAGGAAGGGATACGTACGGTGTCGTCAGGTTTAACTTCGATCGGGAAGTGAGAACCTTTCAAAGTCTTTACCAAAACCTTCATCCTTCGGCAACTCGCTTTCGCACAGTAAAAACTGCCGCCTGAAACCTCAAGACGTCGCAGCGCCGGCGATTCTTGAATTTCTTACgcacaaaaaataatttgtgtGTAGAAGTCACAGTGAAATCGTGAAAGCGGCAACTGGGTCCACGTCGCGCTTTATATAGTAAAGAGTGGGCAATTATTCGCTGACGGTACGGTACCTGACAGCCTTTAGCTACCGCCAATAGTCTCTCGCCACGCTGGCAAATAATATCTACGTGGTGCTGACTGCTGAGGTGGGCTTGCGGTACTTCCGGTTTACAGTTGGGTGAATCGTGAAGATATTACCAATTCATATCCAAAGATTTTTTTGTGCGGTTTGGTGCGATGCACTTACAATTCAATTACAGGTTTACAATACAATTTTTTGATCACCCGCATTACAATGTTTGATTTGTAATTCACATCCCctatatgaattgcaatttaacgggaaaaagaaatgaaaaaagaagaaaagatttttttacctttgattattattagtataattattaCACAAAAACATTTCTTTATACCACTTAATTCTTTCTCATTTCTAATAATTCTATTCATCTatatcaaacaatgtaatttgaatttcaactttattctcacattatttttttctcaccaaattataattcattttccCCTAATTTCTTCCTTTCATCCAAACTTCTTGTTACAAATGAAAGGAGGAGGTGATAAACTCACTTCTGTACAACCAGACAAATACACAAACTCTTAGTTTAATATATGGGTAATTCCGTTCATTGATCCCCTAACAAAAGATATAAGCACATTACTAAAATGATGAACTACTACATCTTTAATATTAAGCAAGACATACAAGATCAAAAAATGAATCTCCTTCCGCATTGTTGAGACATTGAACCACTTGGAGAGCATCGATTTCCACAAGAACATTATCAAAATTCTATGATTTCAACCGACTTAAAAGTTCACAAATAGTAATGGCATCCGCTTATTTATGCGTAAAGGCTACATTCCACACAACACAATGTGCTGCTATGAAATTGCTTGAAATGCCTCATAGAACCCATCCTTATCCCATTCTTTTCTTCCCACATCAATTACAACATCCACATTAACTTTCAACAAGCCAACTAGAGGTTTCAACCACTTCTCTATGGAGGCAGGGATGATCTTCTCCTCTGTTAACTTCTCACCATCCATTGAGATGAACTCTTGCTCTCTCCAATACAAATCTAGCAAAAGTACTTCTATTATGCCAGACTCTCTCATTCCTTGCTGCCCAAATCTATATGAGTGGTTTTGTTTTAGCTATGAGTTATATATCTAAACCTTGATAGTTATTGGTACGGTAAGAAATTAGAGTTACCTCTTCTAAAATCCAAtgactatttaattttctaaatatCTGTCTCCGTGTAAAATGTTTTACGAGATGAAGTAAATATTACTTAGCATTTTGCTAATTTTATGTGTTCCttgtttttctctttcttaattctttttacAGGTGAACTTGCATAACATTCAAGCATGTGAGTGATTCATACTTTCTAGATGATTTTGTTGTTAgagtttagtttatttttaatttaagacTCGTTTTGGAtagtgtttttgttttaattattgtattaattttttagggATACTTTTGAAAAGTTGTTTTGAACCTTTGTTTTATACCTGGCGTTTGAGTATAGCTAGATATCTTAACGAGGAGATAACACTCACTTTCCATTGGTTGAATATGTCTCGAATAAtttccttatcccaacctagttCTTGGATATTCATTAGAGATGATATTTTTGCTTCCTCTAGGAAAGGGTAAGGTGGTGTGGATACTAAAGCATCTCCCTAATCAGACAACCATTTATCTCTCCAAATGTGAATATTTTTCCCATCACCGACGCTCTACCTACTCCACCTTCGAAGTATTCATTGGGTTTCAATTAATGAGACTAGCCCAAATAAATGAAGGGTTGTTTCCCTTCCCAGCTTCAAGGAAAAAgcaattagaaaaatatttataaaatttcatCTTATATAgaatgtagtttcattacaacacaactaaagtattattttgatataactactgtttcatttgacaatatacactcaatatgtgagacatgttattcagtttccttttatacatattgtagtttcatttcagcacaactaaagaaccatttcaattcaactacagtttcatttgacaatatagactctatatgtgagacatgttattcaatttcattttatacatattgtaattttatttcaacacaactaaagtatcatatcaattcaattacaatttcatttgatgatataaacacaatatgcgagacaagttatttaatttcattttagatacactgtaGTTTTATTTTGTTCTGAACACAACAGAAATACAgaatttgttaaatataaagactgtcgtttctttacttaaagaaaccgCGCCGTTTTcgaaccatggtccaccgtataacaattgGCCTTTTACTTGAACCATGTAATAGCTCCGTTGTGGGCCTAGGCTTGTATTTAGGTTTAAACTCTTAGtctatactagtattttcgcccgtgcgttgcacggaatggatttgttatagtattttaagaatatttggattgatatacaattatataaattgtaacatcgaatattatatagcgcaattaatgaaatagagcaaataattgtccaactATCCGTGTGAtgacatcaaatattatatagcgcaatttattttttttattatatatttagatattaaaaataaagatgaaattataaaaaattctaatattgaacttatacatttatttgattataagattagtgcaaaagtattacacaattaattgaataatatatgacttgtttgtttacaattatcataaaatatcgatatgtaatatgacttatgtaattatattattactaaaataaatatgagaaaaatggaaaataatttaattatattatattatgtaatatgaccaatgtttagcttaattatcataataattattagacaattattattagtcaattacactaatatatgtgcaattatacatttataccttaagtatattcattttcaccgtatcgcatttagtttttcttcctcctccatatttgaatgaattaattgtaattattataaaaaatataacaacccatgtttaattaattttttaaagtttaaataacttaaagttttcaaaaggaaagtgtaattattgtttttaaaagtttttaaataattttcaatcaattttcatttaattagtaatatccttttactttttcagtttgcctaatttccgtttccttttctattaggacctttttatattttcaatcaattagtaaaatcaattttttttttccattttatctttactattgtttgggggAAATTttttacaaaggatgattttatttttattaatagtagtatagatatagaagtatagataagtattcgaaatattattatttgtgtaaataataattagtaaattattttttcttataaaattactcataattttcaaggaattttcttatatatttattattgcagaatttgtttccattattctcacaattataatggtttaattattctcagaatttggtaaataaaatttttttaccaattaaattttattaattttttttaccaattaattagtaatattagtttgtgtggggaagttgaaggggatgattttacttttattaatagtattgatatgtgaatataaaaacaatatattaccaattaatagatattagttcatttcgattttacattttcttactaaataagctttattaattatttgactaataaaatatttaattaattgactacaaaagtttgggcgagaaaatgaaataggaggattttacttttatatatagtatagattcaattttttaattatatgtccaaatggttgatacgatattacaaaaatatagaaagtaaagtaattaaggtaaccaaattattattattattattattattattattattattattattgttgttattattattaaaggaaatgacgggaatgatgtgtagtagtttaggctatataaggtatgactaaatagaatagagattttattctataattattctatgtgtgactattaaattatgttttatttttcattttttctttttattgttaatattattattattaatcattaaattatggaccctttttttttttaatttccttttctattgttttctcaataaattttcattttctattgtttggactgaagtggttggacgggaaagcacgaaatggaaattttgttaggattttcctttttattagtaaccttattattattagtccattttctggtaagttaatttcgttctattttctatttttcctcgtaagttaattttgtttcctttttcatttttcatttttactgctaacattattattaatattaatcattgaattatgaatcattttttattttccttttctattgtttgctaactattttttttaattgtttgggcTGAAGTGTTTGGGTGTGTACTTCAATTTTCAAGGGAAAAGGATGCAAAAGTTCTCGTTTCGCCATTTCTAATTCCGGTAATtcctcaaacttcaattcaatcgatgcatatgtttatattttttgttttttttgttggtttgtttttgtttttctttgaatagtaaaaacaataacttgaatgcTAAGTCATTTCTCCACCATTTCATCGAAGTCCGAGTAACTGATTCAATGCTAGATCAtcacgtatatacaaaaataaatcacataaaaatgacttaaaaacaaaaaaggacccatctttaaacatatgcatacatgttcctGCACACTGAAGACgtgctaataaacatatgcatacatgtgggaAACTTAGAAATTAGGAAGAAAATCGAGAGAGAATACAGACCAATGTAAATGTTAATGGCGACGACGATCAAGACCGGGAATGACGACAACCACCATTCTTGGAAAAACCTTAGAGAGAGGatccaattcttgaatctcttgagTAGTGCATAGGGGGAGGCAAACCCAAGTttgatcctatcattttataggcatggCGTATGGATCcctttttttatttgcaggcaattagtaattctcattccctttttcaattttcattttctagtattaatgattaatttctgttttctttttcattttcaatcaattagggatcttttttatttatagtcaattagtgattttcgtttcctttttcattttctatcaattaggtgccaattaaggcacaaatatgcataggagtttatcattattattattattatatattattattattattattatatataatatgattgacattcgtaatttttgtatatcaccagaattcgtaattcgtgtatttttgatagcatatatataatataatatgattgaaaatatttgttacgatttaatgaacaaattaatttataattaatagagattattttgtaattttcaattccaataatatgttatattcttgatttaattttcaattccaataatatatcatattcttgatttaattttctactaataaatgatgactttaTGGATGGACGACaattttcgtgtatatataaatattatcaattttattgcacgtacattaccgtgtataagtgacattaatatgctagtatttgttacgatttaatgaataaattaatttaataaaataatattatgtaagcaaacaattcatgttagtaggttattaccatttgagaattggttggaaatgatttgaaaataaaatataataaatatttgatttaattttacatgggacttgccaattacaattattagatattattagcatatataataaatatgattgacattcataatttttgtatctcagccaaaatatgagtacatttagataaatattacaaaaaa of Ipomoea triloba cultivar NCNSP0323 chromosome 3, ASM357664v1 contains these proteins:
- the LOC116013599 gene encoding ubiquitin receptor RAD23d-like → MKVLVKTLKGSHFPIEVKPDDTIADVKKTIETVQGSDVYPAAQLMLIHQGKVLKDTTTLEENKVAENNYVVVMLTKNKASSGEASSKPSVAATPATSTGQSTQTVTAPPAIASIVAPPQSAPESAPTPAPNPVSTVSVSDIYGQAASNLVAGSNLEATIQQILDMGGGSWDRDRVVRALRAAYNNPERAVDYLYSGIPEQAGAEAVAQATTTPGGQTVNSSTVPSQQTVPSSGPNANPLNLFPQGLPNVGSNASAGNLDFLRNSQQFQALRAMVQANPQILPAMLQELGKQNPQLLQLIQEHRADFLRLINEPVEGEEGNIFGQMAGALPQAVTVTPEERESIERLEAMGFDQALVLQVFFACNKNEEQAANYLLDHMHEFDD